A part of Aegilops tauschii subsp. strangulata cultivar AL8/78 chromosome 2, Aet v6.0, whole genome shotgun sequence genomic DNA contains:
- the LOC141040870 gene encoding cyclin-P2-1-like: MASSASDVLRLNGNGNPRTLRLFASLVEAESRRFAAAASEPAENDLVRAFRGGATPAVPIAEFLERLQRCNYLFDGGVYVLAAAYLALFMRSPAALEAGIVVEPATAHRLVSVAVLLGAKFSSPRYYERRVESFQVCSGESIRSSELCPLELLFLRALDYRVFIGDEEFRPFFRILERRPAPARSMFCGAKKRKAEEEEEPRRVRACQLAARYGISGFNRS, encoded by the coding sequence ATGGCGTCATCGGCTTCCGACGTCCTGCGCCTCAACGGCAACGGGAACCCGAGGACACTCCGCCTCTTCGCGTCGCTCGTGGAGGCCGAGTCCCGccgcttcgccgccgccgcctccgagCCCGCGGAGAACGACCTCGTCCGGGCGTTCCGCGGCGGCGCGACCCCGGCCGTCCCCATCGCCGAGTTCCTGGAGCGCCTCCAGCGCTGCAACTACTTGTTTGATGGCGGCGTCTACGTCCTCGCGGCGGCGTACCTCGCGCTCTTCATGCGCAGCCCCGCCGCGCTCGAGGCCGGGATCGTCGTCGAGCCGGCCACCGCGCACCGCCTGGTTTCCGTGGCGGTCCTGCTCGGTGCCAAGTTCAGTAGCCCGAGGTACTACGAGAGGCGGGTGGAGTCGTTCCAGGTATGCTCGGGCGAGTCCATCCGGTCGAGCGAGCTGTGCCCGCTGGAGTTGCTGTTCCTACGCGCCCTCGACTACCGCGTCTTCATCGGCGACGAGGAATTCCGGCCCTTCTTCAGGATCCTGGAACGCCGTCCAGCTCCAGCGCGCAGCATGTTTTGCGgagcgaagaagaggaaggccgaggaggaggaggaaccaCGCCGCGTGCGAGCTTGCCAGCTAGCCGCCCGCTACGGCATCTCAGGATTCAACCGGAGCTAA